A region of Sulfurimonas sp. DNA encodes the following proteins:
- a CDS encoding efflux RND transporter permease subunit, which yields MFDKFEKIILSIIQSSSKRKFVLIATLVAFILSILMIAPSKMVLAKMLPGKNNDTFNIYATLATGSSIEQTKEVTDCIVSYVQKESEVIDIEVFLGMGSPLDFAGLIKGSHFKNSENVAEVVLNLSAKHHRDEPSFLMVQRMRPVIVKNCEKIYEDTIISFIEPPAGPPVLAAIVAEIYGSDANGIRKLAVKVSDVFKNTDDLVDIDIMQDEIYDTYEIKINSTKISRSGVNVKQLNEIIYLAFEGMQIAVKNSDVYNDQIPIYLSLSQESKKFTSKDINSVKAKLGSLKLMNNMGMMIPLIELVTIVPKKSNPFIMSKNLHQMTNVVAETDMVSQVYPLMEARNTILDTFKDEYEIQKIGIFNLQLIDKKTKNIYKIIWDGEMEVTLDTFVELGAAFIAALILIFLLMVIYYKSYAISGIILLGSFLSIIGVIVGHWIMDVFTPDTFFLTATSLIGFIALIGISSRNSLLLIDFTKSLMKDKNMQKDEAIAYAASTRAKPIFLTAAAIILASTLLAGDAVFGGLGVALIFGTIAAVVASLLVVPVLMYNTDLKKHFNLQ from the coding sequence ATGTTTGATAAATTTGAGAAAATAATATTAAGTATTATTCAAAGTTCTTCTAAGAGAAAATTCGTTTTAATTGCAACTCTTGTAGCTTTTATACTATCTATATTAATGATTGCTCCATCAAAGATGGTTTTAGCAAAAATGCTACCGGGAAAAAACAATGACACTTTTAACATCTACGCAACACTCGCAACAGGAAGTTCAATAGAACAAACTAAAGAAGTTACAGACTGTATAGTTTCTTATGTTCAAAAAGAAAGTGAAGTTATTGATATAGAAGTATTTTTAGGCATGGGTTCCCCTCTTGACTTTGCTGGTCTTATCAAAGGTTCTCATTTTAAAAACTCTGAAAATGTTGCAGAGGTTGTTTTAAATTTATCAGCAAAACATCACAGAGATGAGCCTTCGTTTTTGATGGTTCAACGCATGCGTCCTGTTATCGTAAAAAACTGTGAAAAAATTTATGAAGATACTATTATCTCTTTTATAGAGCCACCTGCTGGACCTCCTGTACTTGCTGCTATAGTTGCTGAAATATATGGAAGCGATGCTAATGGAATTAGAAAGCTAGCTGTCAAAGTATCTGATGTTTTTAAAAATACAGATGATTTAGTAGATATTGATATCATGCAAGATGAAATTTATGATACTTATGAGATTAAAATAAATAGCACAAAGATATCTCGTTCTGGAGTGAATGTAAAACAGTTAAATGAAATCATTTACCTTGCATTTGAAGGTATGCAAATAGCTGTGAAAAACTCTGATGTTTATAACGACCAGATTCCTATCTATTTATCGTTATCTCAAGAGTCTAAAAAGTTCACTTCTAAAGATATCAACTCAGTAAAAGCAAAACTAGGCTCACTAAAACTAATGAATAACATGGGTATGATGATACCTTTAATAGAACTTGTAACTATCGTACCAAAAAAGTCTAACCCTTTTATAATGAGTAAAAATCTTCACCAAATGACAAATGTAGTGGCTGAAACAGATATGGTATCTCAGGTTTATCCTTTAATGGAAGCGAGAAATACTATACTTGATACATTTAAAGATGAATATGAAATCCAAAAGATTGGTATATTCAATCTTCAGCTTATAGATAAAAAAACAAAAAATATTTATAAAATAATTTGGGATGGAGAGATGGAAGTAACACTAGATACTTTTGTTGAACTTGGTGCTGCTTTTATTGCTGCTTTAATTTTAATCTTTTTACTAATGGTTATTTACTATAAAAGCTATGCTATTAGTGGTATCATTCTCTTAGGCTCTTTTCTCTCTATCATTGGAGTAATAGTAGGTCACTGGATTATGGATGTATTTACGCCAGATACTTTTTTCCTAACTGCAACTTCACTCATAGGCTTTATTGCTCTCATTGGTATTAGTTCAAGAAACTCACTTCTTCTTATAGACTTTACTAAGTCACTTATGAAAGATAAAAATATGCAAAAAGATGAAGCTATCGCTTACGCAGCATCTACTCGTGCTAAGCCTATCTTCTTAACAGCTGCAGCAATTATCTTAGCATCTACGCTTTTAGCTGGAGATGCTGTATTTGGCGGTCTTGGAGTTGCTCTGATTTTTGGAACAATTGCGGCCGTTGTAGCTTCGCTTCTTGTTGTTCCTGTATTGATGTACAACACAGACTTGAAGAAGCACTTTAATTTACAATAG
- a CDS encoding thioredoxin domain-containing protein, which translates to MKRIIISLIFVISLNAQNGVNSLSEETSPYLIQHATNPINWVAYSDEVFAIAKRENKKVFLSIGYSTCHWCHVMAKESFENKKISKIFNKNFICVKIDKEEMPHLDIYYQELHKKVKNRVGGWPLSVFLNDKKELLFIGTYIPLAKKVYHEGLDTLLEKIANGYKIEYKEELIKIKRLKTSKAKITIESLSLSILKEYDDVYSGFGRGKKFPEASKLSLMMDLALLTKNKKLQTNALNMLDAMAMRGLYDHIDGGFFRYSVDAAWEIPHFEKMLYNQAELIPLYVRAYLLTNKHLYKDVVEETIKMVKKRFSKNNLFYSASDADTNHKEGEYFVFTTSQIQKAKKQSGFEFEEFTNFNDYIHLSFEDDKRNKGFKKFRSELKKVRAKKIYPFIDKKINTAWNAMMIEALFKASIIDNKYAKKGTEHLEALLEFMHKRGELYHQSIMGVKPKQLGLLEDYSFLISALIAGYEVDYDEHKLVKAEYFLAQAKHRFYKDGIWYLSNDKLDIKADMNDKYYTSALAKMTQNIIRLASLKSSFRYEKLALETLEYQNDKIEKELSKVPASAIAFLMQKQKVVTLKNSKEILLQDKRKIKKISYPYILSKKDKTKGNYLACTMRSCFASTPNFYEIKDKIQAYNIKVYK; encoded by the coding sequence ATGAAACGTATAATTATATCATTAATTTTTGTTATATCTTTAAATGCTCAAAATGGAGTAAATAGCTTGTCTGAAGAGACTTCCCCATACCTGATTCAACACGCCACAAATCCTATAAATTGGGTCGCTTACTCTGATGAAGTATTTGCTATAGCAAAAAGAGAAAATAAAAAAGTTTTTTTATCTATTGGGTACTCAACTTGTCATTGGTGTCATGTTATGGCAAAAGAGTCTTTTGAAAATAAAAAAATATCAAAAATATTTAATAAAAACTTTATTTGTGTAAAAATTGATAAAGAAGAGATGCCACATCTTGATATATACTATCAAGAATTACATAAAAAAGTAAAAAATAGAGTAGGTGGCTGGCCTCTTAGTGTATTTTTAAATGATAAAAAAGAGCTTTTATTCATAGGGACATATATCCCTCTGGCTAAAAAGGTCTACCATGAAGGCTTAGATACGCTTTTAGAAAAAATAGCTAATGGATATAAAATAGAATATAAAGAGGAATTAATAAAAATAAAGAGACTAAAAACTTCTAAAGCGAAAATTACGATAGAGAGTTTGAGCTTATCTATATTAAAAGAGTATGATGATGTTTATAGCGGTTTTGGTAGAGGCAAAAAATTCCCTGAGGCTTCTAAACTTTCTTTGATGATGGACTTAGCGCTTTTAACAAAGAACAAAAAACTTCAGACAAATGCGTTAAATATGCTAGATGCTATGGCTATGAGAGGTCTATATGACCATATAGATGGTGGTTTCTTTCGTTATAGCGTAGATGCCGCTTGGGAGATTCCACATTTTGAGAAGATGCTTTACAATCAAGCGGAGTTAATTCCACTATATGTAAGGGCATATCTTTTAACGAACAAACACTTATATAAAGATGTAGTAGAAGAAACTATAAAGATGGTAAAAAAACGCTTTTCTAAAAACAACCTTTTTTATAGTGCAAGTGATGCTGATACAAATCATAAAGAGGGTGAGTATTTTGTATTTACAACTTCACAGATACAAAAGGCGAAAAAACAAAGTGGATTTGAGTTTGAAGAGTTTACAAATTTTAATGATTATATACATCTATCTTTTGAAGATGACAAACGAAACAAAGGCTTTAAAAAGTTTAGAAGTGAGTTGAAAAAAGTAAGAGCGAAAAAAATATACCCGTTTATTGATAAAAAGATAAATACCGCTTGGAATGCTATGATGATAGAAGCACTTTTTAAAGCGAGTATTATTGACAACAAATATGCAAAAAAAGGAACTGAGCATCTAGAGGCACTTTTAGAGTTTATGCATAAAAGAGGAGAGTTGTATCATCAAAGCATTATGGGTGTAAAACCAAAACAGCTAGGACTTTTAGAAGATTATAGTTTTTTGATTTCAGCTTTAATAGCTGGATATGAGGTTGATTATGATGAGCATAAGTTAGTAAAAGCTGAGTATTTTTTAGCACAGGCAAAACATAGATTTTATAAAGATGGCATCTGGTATTTAAGTAATGACAAACTAGACATAAAAGCCGATATGAATGATAAATATTATACATCAGCTTTAGCAAAAATGACTCAAAATATTATAAGACTTGCTTCTTTAAAGTCATCTTTTAGGTATGAAAAATTAGCACTTGAAACTTTAGAATATCAAAATGACAAAATAGAGAAAGAACTATCAAAAGTACCAGCATCTGCGATTGCTTTTTTAATGCAGAAGCAAAAGGTTGTGACATTAAAAAACTCTAAAGAGATTTTACTTCAAGATAAAAGAAAAATAAAGAAAATTTCTTATCCATATATACTTAGTAAAAAAGATAAAACAAAAGGAAATTATTTGGCTTGTACCATGAGAAGTTGTTTCGCATCTACACCTAACTTTTATGAAATAAAAGATAAAATACAGGCATACAATATAAAGGTGTACAAATAG
- a CDS encoding diguanylate cyclase translates to MRESLKSYIEFFEKTLNLSNLCWWIIDFEKNPDNYYCNEFMEDTFSLDKNLPFHSVEDTCPIAGDYSCKTIKHTKIVVDEYKELINGKTNEYNNKFPYYDKKLNKKLYFSSQAKVLDKNEKNEVSILYGIITDITAQEEQRYEIEEYTNIINKYVITSETDVNGMITSVSDATCKISGYTRDELIGESHRLLRHPDIPNKVYKNLWETITDKEVWHGEFKNVRKNGTVYWVKGIVAPCYDENNNIKGYTSVREDITHKKIIEKLSKKDKLTNLYNRSKLDEVLQYEYEAAKRYDKNLSLIFIDIDYFKLVNDSCGHLVGDEVLVQFANLLKNNLRKSDLIGRWGGEEFIIICSNSNILDATQLAEKLRILIENFNFNMVKKKTASFGVTAYRKGDSIKSLLNRVDRALYMAKKLGRNRVEKS, encoded by the coding sequence ATGAGAGAAAGTTTAAAAAGTTATATTGAATTCTTTGAAAAAACATTAAATTTATCAAATTTATGTTGGTGGATAATCGATTTTGAAAAAAATCCTGATAACTACTACTGCAACGAATTTATGGAAGATACTTTCTCTTTAGATAAAAATTTGCCGTTTCACTCAGTTGAAGACACCTGCCCTATTGCGGGTGATTATTCATGTAAAACCATAAAACATACAAAAATAGTTGTTGATGAGTATAAAGAGCTTATAAATGGAAAAACAAACGAGTATAATAATAAATTTCCATACTATGATAAAAAATTAAATAAAAAACTTTATTTTTCAAGTCAAGCTAAAGTCTTAGACAAAAATGAGAAAAATGAAGTATCGATACTTTATGGAATTATTACAGATATTACAGCCCAAGAAGAACAACGATATGAGATAGAAGAATATACAAATATAATCAATAAATATGTCATAACCTCAGAAACTGATGTAAATGGTATGATTACATCTGTGAGTGACGCTACTTGTAAAATATCTGGTTATACAAGAGATGAACTTATCGGTGAAAGTCATAGACTTTTAAGACACCCTGACATACCAAATAAGGTATATAAAAATTTATGGGAAACTATAACAGATAAAGAAGTGTGGCATGGCGAGTTTAAAAATGTAAGAAAAAATGGAACAGTATACTGGGTAAAAGGTATAGTTGCTCCATGCTATGATGAAAACAATAATATCAAGGGCTATACATCTGTAAGAGAAGATATCACACATAAAAAAATTATAGAAAAATTATCTAAAAAAGATAAACTAACAAACCTTTATAATAGATCTAAATTAGATGAAGTTCTTCAGTATGAATATGAAGCCGCAAAACGATACGATAAAAATCTTTCTTTGATATTTATTGATATTGATTATTTTAAATTAGTTAATGATTCTTGTGGTCACTTAGTTGGTGACGAGGTACTTGTTCAGTTTGCGAATTTACTTAAAAACAATTTAAGAAAAAGTGATTTAATAGGAAGATGGGGCGGGGAAGAATTTATTATTATATGTTCAAATAGCAATATATTAGATGCAACACAGCTAGCTGAAAAATTAAGAATATTGATAGAAAATTTTAATTTTAATATGGTTAAAAAGAAAACAGCAAGTTTTGGTGTAACAGCGTATAGAAAAGGAGATAGTATAAAATCTTTACTCAACAGAGTAGACCGTGCTCTTTATATGGCAAAAAAATTGGGTAGAAATAGAGTTGAAAAGTCTTAA
- a CDS encoding TolC family protein produces the protein MKRLVSILLFSALILNASNVNNSTSLTLDEALKILKTNNLEIKTASFDVQAAKEQTNTVSGSHWGKLDFMQDYANSNDAGNVFGFKLTSREASFGDFGFDEFLSQMGSIGTPAGQQALLATQPDKLNYPDARNFFQSKLKYEIPLFTGFQISSYVDIMKSMTKMKKLEKSQVINEKIYQIRKSFYDMALLRNSTNNLNKILTNIDTLENMTEKMIEVGYAKKVDLLEVQAKKGNVKRLLLQMDSNQKLLYHYISFLLNEKVTNISTPDTDVQMPSLSDKEVLSKNLDIKRAITGLEVRKSMVDVSKSSYYPMVGAFGELSTADDSFLGDASDHQAYTVGARLTWNIFNGGIDSAKVEKSRIEQMKTKTQVLLAKKGIALKVSKIRTEINTYDSQISSLEKELKLADAIYKNYEGRYREKLSSMSDVIIKQSEQIQKILELQMAQNKRNERIFALEKLANGENK, from the coding sequence ATGAAAAGACTAGTTAGCATACTTCTTTTTTCTGCTCTAATCTTAAATGCTTCGAATGTAAATAACTCTACATCTCTTACACTAGATGAAGCACTAAAAATTCTAAAAACAAATAACTTAGAGATAAAAACTGCCTCTTTTGATGTACAAGCAGCAAAAGAGCAAACAAATACAGTAAGTGGAAGTCATTGGGGTAAACTTGACTTCATGCAAGACTACGCAAACTCAAATGATGCAGGAAATGTATTTGGTTTTAAACTAACTTCTAGAGAAGCAAGTTTTGGAGACTTTGGTTTTGATGAGTTTTTATCTCAGATGGGAAGTATTGGTACTCCTGCTGGGCAACAAGCTCTTTTAGCAACACAACCTGATAAACTAAACTACCCAGATGCAAGAAACTTTTTTCAAAGTAAACTAAAATACGAGATTCCACTTTTTACAGGTTTTCAAATATCTAGCTATGTTGACATAATGAAGTCAATGACAAAGATGAAAAAACTTGAAAAATCTCAAGTTATAAATGAAAAAATATATCAAATCAGAAAAAGCTTTTATGATATGGCTCTACTTCGTAACTCTACAAATAACTTAAATAAAATTCTAACAAATATTGACACCCTAGAAAATATGACCGAAAAAATGATAGAAGTTGGATATGCAAAAAAGGTTGACCTTTTAGAAGTTCAAGCTAAAAAAGGAAATGTTAAAAGACTTCTTCTTCAAATGGACTCAAATCAAAAACTTTTATACCATTACATAAGTTTTTTACTAAACGAAAAAGTAACAAATATATCTACTCCAGATACAGATGTTCAGATGCCAAGCCTAAGTGATAAAGAAGTTTTAAGCAAAAACTTAGATATAAAAAGAGCAATTACAGGACTTGAAGTTCGTAAAAGCATGGTTGATGTTTCAAAATCATCTTACTATCCTATGGTAGGTGCTTTTGGAGAACTTTCAACTGCTGATGACTCTTTTTTAGGAGATGCTAGTGACCATCAAGCATATACAGTTGGGGCAAGACTTACTTGGAACATCTTTAACGGTGGCATCGATAGTGCAAAAGTTGAAAAATCAAGAATAGAGCAAATGAAAACAAAAACTCAAGTTCTTTTAGCAAAAAAAGGTATCGCTCTTAAGGTATCTAAAATAAGAACCGAAATAAATACTTACGACTCACAAATAAGCTCTTTAGAAAAAGAGTTAAAATTAGCAGATGCTATTTATAAAAACTATGAAGGTAGATATAGAGAAAAGTTATCTTCTATGAGTGATGTGATTATAAAGCAGTCTGAGCAAATTCAAAAAATACTAGAATTACAAATGGCACAGAACAAAAGAAATGAGCGTATCTTCGCTCTTGAGAAATTAGCAAACGGAGAAAATAAATAA
- a CDS encoding efflux RND transporter periplasmic adaptor subunit — MISNKLQCRKPLNGFSKKILILIALGVSLIAETITLSGSVISDNQKMITSRFMGFVTQVNVSEGEKVQKGQTLYKIDSREIDSAKRQSELSLQMYQNQYTNVKLNLDRYKRLLAQDMVSKYEVENLELAAINLQDMISIAKARLQEVLNQYRYLNVKAPNDGVVVAKNIKVGEMAMPGMPAIILSDLSDLKISAEIAESNLNRIKHGTKVIVKIPSLNLKSIGKVSAIIPSSNPMTHTFKIKISFKTNSKSVYPGMYATIDIN, encoded by the coding sequence ATGATAAGCAATAAATTGCAATGCAGAAAACCACTAAATGGTTTTAGTAAAAAAATATTAATATTAATCGCACTTGGAGTTTCACTAATAGCAGAAACTATCACTCTTTCAGGAAGTGTAATTTCAGATAACCAAAAAATGATAACAAGCCGTTTTATGGGTTTCGTTACACAAGTTAATGTTAGCGAAGGTGAGAAAGTACAAAAAGGTCAAACACTTTACAAGATAGATTCAAGAGAGATAGACTCGGCAAAAAGACAATCAGAACTAAGCCTTCAAATGTATCAAAACCAATACACAAATGTAAAACTAAACCTAGATAGATATAAAAGACTTCTAGCACAAGACATGGTTTCAAAATATGAAGTTGAAAACCTAGAACTTGCTGCCATAAATCTTCAAGATATGATTTCTATTGCAAAAGCAAGACTTCAAGAAGTTCTTAACCAATACAGATATTTAAATGTAAAAGCTCCAAATGATGGTGTTGTTGTTGCCAAAAATATTAAAGTTGGAGAGATGGCAATGCCAGGGATGCCAGCTATCATTCTTTCTGATTTAAGTGATTTAAAAATAAGTGCTGAAATAGCTGAGAGTAATTTAAATCGCATAAAACATGGAACAAAAGTTATTGTAAAAATTCCTTCATTAAACTTAAAAAGTATCGGTAAAGTAAGTGCCATTATACCTAGTTCAAACCCAATGACGCATACATTTAAAATTAAAATATCATTTAAAACTAATAGCAAATCAGTATATCCTGGTATGTACGCAACGATAGATATAAACTAA
- a CDS encoding type III pantothenate kinase produces MFLCDIGNTSYHFLKDEIDYKEDVNSFNPSEIKEKIYYICVNKKIKHILKNLENWIDLSQKIDMSKYYKTMGIDRIVASMAVTNGVIVDAGSAITVDVVKNGEFLGGFIYPGKRAMSKTYKDISPALDYEFNFDIDLNVLPKNSIDAISYGFLKTLQNEVLSYEMPIILTGGDAKEFKKIFVDAKVDENLIFSSMKNISTLFGK; encoded by the coding sequence ATGTTTTTATGTGACATTGGAAATACTTCATATCACTTTTTAAAAGATGAGATAGATTATAAAGAAGATGTAAACTCTTTTAATCCATCTGAGATAAAAGAAAAAATCTATTACATTTGTGTAAATAAAAAAATCAAACATATTTTAAAAAACTTAGAAAACTGGATAGACCTTTCACAAAAAATAGATATGAGCAAATATTATAAAACAATGGGCATAGATAGAATAGTGGCATCTATGGCTGTAACAAATGGAGTCATAGTAGATGCAGGAAGTGCAATAACTGTTGATGTGGTTAAAAATGGCGAGTTTCTTGGTGGCTTTATTTATCCAGGAAAAAGAGCGATGAGTAAAACTTACAAAGATATATCTCCTGCTCTAGATTATGAGTTTAACTTTGATATAGATTTAAATGTTTTACCAAAAAACTCCATAGATGCTATAAGTTATGGTTTTTTAAAAACACTACAAAATGAAGTGCTTTCTTATGAGATGCCAATAATCTTAACAGGTGGAGATGCAAAAGAATTTAAAAAGATTTTTGTAGATGCTAAGGTTGATGAGAATCTTATTTTTAGTAGTATGAAAAATATTAGCACTTTGTTTGGTAAGTAA
- a CDS encoding efflux RND transporter permease subunit, with protein sequence MNEDIKPQDIKPYIPTDSAGKLSKAFLRNPLTVVLGIFLLAIGYLSLMIMPREENPQMVVSGSTVIVVLPGASAAEIQRVIVKPLERKMKEIKGVEHIYGTAMDNVGIVNAAFFIGEAKEDSNLKVYDKIMQNYDIFPKGAMNPIVKPLDIDIDIPIVSVAFFSNNPDMSKTELYEKVKKIQHHLNGLNNVAVTQIKGGNKTQFNIEVDLHKLSGFNLSMGQIVKAVQSLSYSVPSVKNRTKDNKIVMVGVKNAIESEKDIGNIIIAQYMGSPIYLNQIAKVEKSHDIQNFKSVQISVKDKDGKFSALQDQVTLTVSKLQGTNAVLIADAVKSELESFKGFLHQNGISFVITRNDGQRANEAVNELVYHLVLSIVIIAILLVLVLGWRESLIVTFTVPAILAITLFVAYLTGQTINRITLFAFLLSLGLLVDAAIIVIENIHRHYHDPASAHCNKDDLMIRATDEIGPPTNIATLAIIMTMVPMAFVGQMMGQFMQPIPANVPVALIASLFIAYIFTPYLAVRMLKRPDFSVKGGH encoded by the coding sequence ATGAATGAAGATATAAAACCTCAAGACATAAAGCCTTATATACCAACTGACTCAGCTGGAAAATTATCCAAAGCATTTTTGAGAAATCCTTTAACTGTTGTGCTTGGTATCTTTTTACTAGCTATTGGTTATCTCTCACTTATGATTATGCCTCGTGAAGAAAACCCACAAATGGTAGTAAGTGGCTCAACGGTAATCGTTGTTCTTCCAGGAGCAAGTGCTGCTGAGATACAAAGAGTTATAGTTAAACCTCTTGAGAGAAAGATGAAAGAAATAAAGGGTGTTGAACATATTTATGGAACGGCAATGGATAATGTAGGAATCGTAAATGCTGCCTTTTTTATAGGTGAAGCTAAAGAAGATTCAAACCTAAAAGTGTATGATAAAATTATGCAAAATTATGATATTTTTCCCAAAGGTGCTATGAATCCTATTGTAAAACCTTTGGATATCGATATTGATATTCCTATTGTTTCTGTTGCATTTTTCTCAAATAATCCAGATATGAGCAAAACTGAACTCTATGAAAAAGTCAAAAAAATACAACATCATTTAAATGGTTTAAACAATGTTGCTGTAACACAAATCAAAGGTGGGAATAAAACTCAATTTAATATAGAAGTAGATTTACATAAACTCTCCGGTTTTAACCTTTCAATGGGACAAATCGTTAAAGCAGTTCAATCACTTTCATATAGTGTTCCTTCAGTTAAAAACAGAACCAAAGACAACAAAATCGTTATGGTTGGGGTAAAAAATGCTATTGAGAGTGAAAAAGATATTGGCAATATCATTATTGCACAATATATGGGTTCTCCAATCTATTTAAACCAAATAGCAAAAGTAGAAAAATCTCATGATATTCAAAATTTTAAGTCAGTTCAAATAAGCGTTAAAGATAAAGACGGTAAATTTTCTGCTCTTCAAGATCAAGTAACTCTTACAGTTTCAAAGCTTCAAGGTACAAATGCTGTTTTAATCGCAGATGCTGTTAAAAGTGAACTAGAATCTTTTAAAGGCTTTTTACATCAAAATGGTATAAGTTTTGTAATTACAAGAAATGATGGGCAAAGAGCAAATGAAGCGGTTAATGAACTTGTATATCATCTAGTTTTATCTATTGTAATTATCGCAATTTTATTGGTTCTTGTTCTTGGTTGGAGAGAATCACTTATAGTTACATTTACTGTTCCTGCCATCTTAGCAATTACACTCTTTGTTGCTTACTTAACAGGTCAGACAATTAACCGTATTACTCTTTTTGCATTTTTGCTTTCTCTTGGACTTTTAGTAGATGCGGCAATTATTGTTATAGAAAATATTCATAGACATTATCATGATCCAGCATCTGCACACTGCAATAAAGACGATTTAATGATTAGAGCGACTGATGAGATTGGACCACCAACTAACATCGCAACCTTAGCAATTATCATGACAATGGTACCTATGGCATTTGTTGGTCAAATGATGGGTCAGTTTATGCAACCTATTCCTGCTAATGTTCCTGTTGCTCTTATAGCTTCACTTTTCATTGCTTATATATTTACACCTTATTTAGCTGTACGGATGTTAAAGCGTCCAGATTTTAGTGTAAAAGGAGGTCACTAA
- a CDS encoding YceI family protein: MLKKIILVILSSMLLFAGEFSLDASKSQVYYEAKKDQFFSTHTILGINKGLKGNLEKANDGYKGELIIDTLSFNSDDERRDTNVAEYLNVEKHKLMTFIYEINNNQAMGTMTLNGVSKEIVFPVNIKEDDSSLSIDGNITIKYTDFNVETPSNLILSAHDDLVIGAKLYFKK, encoded by the coding sequence ATGTTAAAAAAAATAATATTAGTTATATTAAGTAGCATGCTACTTTTTGCAGGAGAGTTTAGTTTAGATGCATCAAAATCACAAGTGTATTATGAAGCAAAAAAAGATCAGTTTTTTAGTACTCATACTATACTTGGAATAAATAAAGGTCTTAAAGGAAATTTAGAAAAGGCAAATGATGGGTATAAAGGCGAACTTATTATAGATACATTGTCCTTTAATAGTGATGATGAAAGAAGAGATACAAATGTAGCAGAGTATTTGAATGTTGAAAAGCATAAGTTAATGACTTTTATTTATGAAATTAACAACAATCAAGCAATGGGGACTATGACTCTTAATGGTGTAAGTAAAGAGATAGTTTTTCCTGTGAATATAAAAGAGGATGATAGTAGCTTGTCTATTGATGGAAATATTACTATTAAATATACAGATTTCAATGTAGAAACACCATCAAATTTAATATTAAGTGCACATGATGATTTGGTTATTGGTGCAAAACTTTATTTTAAAAAATAG